In Alligator mississippiensis isolate rAllMis1 chromosome 10, rAllMis1, whole genome shotgun sequence, one DNA window encodes the following:
- the SNX20 gene encoding sorting nexin-20, with translation MDRDQCYTTEEPQLETPTDITTFSAITQSDEEENEIEIANSFPPDNKNPETVGLPDTTEALSPHSSMTTKELQEYWRNEKRRYRQVKLLFEIPSARIVEQHFSKYVMYKVIVIQTGSFDVNNSVIERRYSDFEKLHKNLLEDFSEEMEDVTFPKKTLTGNFTEEIINERKLAFKDYLRIMYSMKYVRRSKKFIDFFMRRELEEGYGCLRGGQYAKALEILVQAIALQEKLTKHNPLLIVSTLCAIVVCHKDLENPRSAYEYGEKALLRLQLCTSHKYYTALLETMITLAYELGKDFVSLQEKLEESKAKRHHAKVFTLKELAVREYVH, from the exons ATGGACCGAGACCAGTGCTACACAACAGAAGAACCGCAGTTAGAAACTCCAACAGATATTACTACATTTTCTGCAATCACTCAGTCAgatgaagaagaaaatgaaattgaAATTGCAAATTCATTTCCACCAGACAACAAAAATCCAGAAACTGTTGGCCTTCCAG ATACCACTGAGGCCCTGAGCCCTCACTCTTCAATGACAACTAAGGAGCTTCAGGAATACTGGAGAAATGAGAAACGCCGCTACAGACAAGTCAAACTCCTTTTTGAAATTCCATCAGCCAGAATTGTAGAACAGCACTTCTCTAAATATGTG ATGTACAAAGTCATTGTCATCCAGACAGGTAGTTTTGATGTCAACAACTCTGTCATTGAGCGTCGTTATTCAGATTTTGAAAAACTGCACAAAAATCTTTTGGAGGACTTTAGTGAAGAAATGGAAGATGTGACCTTTCCTAAAAAAACTCTGACTGGTAACTTCACAGAGGAAATAATCAATGAGCGAAAATTAGCCTTCAAGGACTACCTGAGAATTATGTATTCCATGAAATATGTCCGGAGATCCAAAAAATTTATAGACTTCTTCATGAGACGAGAGCTGGAGGAAGGTTATGGGTGTCTGAGAGGAGGTCAATACGCTAAAGCTTTGGAAATACTTGTGCAAGCAATTGCTTTGCAAGAAAAATTGACAAAACACAACCCTCTTTTAATAGTCTCTACACTCTGTGCTATTGTTGTGTGTCACAAAGACCTGGAGAACCCACGAAGTGCCTATGAATATGGAGAAAAAGCTTTATTACGCCTACAGCTGTGCACCAGCCATAAGTATTATACTGCATTGCTAGAGACAATGATCACTTTGGCATATGAACTTGGGAAGGACTTTGTATCCTTACAAGAGAAACTAGAAGAAAGCAAGGCAAAAAGACACCACGCAAAAGTATTTACCCTAAAAGAACTTGCAGTTCGAGAATATGTACACTGa